From the genome of Alosa alosa isolate M-15738 ecotype Scorff River chromosome 20, AALO_Geno_1.1, whole genome shotgun sequence, one region includes:
- the LOC125285797 gene encoding consortin-like translates to MPIRNEAVVEGNEAREIRARVIHEGGGDPDIYHAPKIKNNKSEKIDTSTVSKGGFGDTNIHHEPKVKVQKCEKIDAQIVADDSWLPLRLLCLVALGFGVVGTTIYCMVGDPKSPMCTAFFNNIKVYMAQVLNFSNVTSQGDEKL, encoded by the exons ATGCCAA TAAGGAATGAAGCTGTTGTGGAAGGAAACGAAGCCAGAGAAATTAGGGCCAGAGTGATTCATG AGGGAGGTGGCGACCCAGATATTTATCATGCACCGAAGATCAAAAACAACAAGTCTGAAAAGATCGACACTAGCACAGTTTCAAAGG GAGGATTTGGCGACACAAATATTCATCATGAACCGAAGGTCAAAGTCCAGAAGTGTGAAAAGATCGACGCTCAAATAGTTGCAGACG ACTCTTGGTTGCCCCTCCGTCTCCTGTGTCTGGTTGCCTTGGGATTCGGTGTTGTTGGGACGACAATCTACTGCATGGTGGGTGACCCCAAGTCCCCCATGTGCACGGCATTCTTCAACAACATAAAGGTGTATATGGCACAGGTGCTGAACTTTAGTAATGTGACTTCTCAAGGTGATGAGAAGTTGTAA